Proteins encoded by one window of Luteimonas yindakuii:
- a CDS encoding DNA ligase, whose product MDGTFNHWLRIALLCSATACSFTALAVPPGAPPPMLAGTYAQDVDDIGAYWVSEKLDGVRARWDGTALWTRGGMRVRPPAWFIENWPSQVMDGELWIGRGRFDAVSALVRGSDGGEDTAWREVRFLVFDLPDEDAGFEARIARMRRLLDAAGIAWLRPVPQRRFADRMALDAHFRAVVAAGGEGLMLHHRDSRYRSGRSELLLKYKPHDDAEARVVAHLPGQGRHAGRLGALLVELPDGRHLRLGSGFTDAQRDAPPPPGSWVTYRYSGLTARGLPRFARFVRVRDEMPPTGP is encoded by the coding sequence ATGGACGGGACGTTCAACCACTGGCTGCGGATCGCACTGCTGTGCAGTGCGACGGCATGTAGCTTCACCGCGCTCGCGGTACCACCCGGCGCGCCACCGCCGATGCTTGCCGGCACCTACGCGCAGGATGTCGACGACATCGGCGCGTACTGGGTCAGCGAGAAACTCGACGGCGTGCGCGCGCGCTGGGATGGCACTGCCCTGTGGACGCGCGGTGGCATGCGCGTGCGGCCGCCGGCCTGGTTCATCGAGAACTGGCCTTCGCAGGTGATGGACGGGGAGCTGTGGATTGGGCGCGGGCGCTTCGATGCGGTCAGCGCGCTGGTCCGCGGAAGCGACGGCGGCGAGGACACCGCCTGGCGCGAGGTGCGGTTCCTGGTGTTCGACCTGCCCGACGAGGATGCCGGCTTCGAAGCGCGCATCGCACGCATGCGGCGCCTGCTCGATGCGGCCGGCATCGCCTGGTTGCGGCCGGTGCCTCAGCGCCGCTTTGCCGACCGGATGGCGCTCGACGCCCATTTCCGCGCGGTGGTTGCCGCCGGTGGCGAAGGGTTGATGCTCCACCATCGCGACTCGCGCTACCGCAGCGGGCGCAGCGAGCTGCTGCTCAAATACAAGCCGCATGACGACGCCGAGGCTCGCGTGGTCGCCCACCTGCCCGGGCAGGGGCGCCATGCTGGCAGGCTCGGTGCTTTGCTGGTGGAGTTGCCGGATGGTCGGCATCTGCGGCTGGGCAGCGGCTTCACCGATGCGCAACGCGACGCGCCGCCGCCGCCCGGCAGCTGGGTCACCTATCGCTATTCCGGCCTGACCGCGCGGGGCCTGCCGCGCTTCGCGCGCTTCGTGCGCGTACGCGACGAAATGCCGCCGACAGGCCCCTGA
- a CDS encoding phosphomannomutase/phosphoglucomutase: MSDTQPHKARMLLARARPFLPLLAIALALLALWIAWGGWRHVQDTGRRAALEQARDLVSQSVAQALRAEQERLTGRLDSPQVRGPLLRGEVEAAAAALARDWPLLEEAAVYPPALESVYADLSATGFGRAAVLEAAMSDDRALALVIREDGSERLAVAAPIKDADGALAGVAVARLPLARIRAGFDSAAIDEDRMYLAVRQGSVTLFERGSADHAGAAERLGTPVADSGLRVAAGLPYGAAAPFGLAGMPAFVVALVLLLLAYIAWRVLPGFARDAVAGEDGAPTLLEAVAQAPVDNDVPQRSEVKDVSKPQPARIDRSIFRAYDIRGVVGETLDAGIAELIGQAIGSLMREQDLADIVIGRDGRLSGPDLLAGLTEGLRRAGRNVIDIGMVPTPVAYFGAYHLRTGCCISLTGSHNPPDYNGFKIVVGGETLSGDAIVDLYARIAEDRLYTAPAPGGLSQQDIAEAYVERIASDVQVERPLKVVVDAGNGVAGEIGPRVLEAIGAEVVPLYCEIDGTFPNHHPDPSEPHNLEDLVSMVKRLDADLGIAFDGDGDRLGVVTRDGENIFPDRLLMLFAADVLERNPGAVIIFDVKSTGKLPGHILRHGGSPLMWKTGHSLIKAKMRETEAELAGEMSGHFFFAERWYGFDDGIYAAARLLEILAAQAETPTQVLHALPAGVSTPEIKVQAPGGDPHAFVERFQAAATLEGARLSTIDGVRADWADGWGLVRASNTTPVLVLRFDADSEAALKRIQQTFREQLLAVDPELPLAF, encoded by the coding sequence ATGAGCGACACCCAACCGCACAAGGCCCGCATGTTGCTGGCACGCGCGCGACCGTTCCTGCCGCTGCTGGCGATCGCGCTGGCGCTGCTGGCGTTGTGGATCGCCTGGGGCGGATGGCGCCATGTCCAGGACACCGGCCGGCGCGCGGCGCTGGAGCAGGCGCGTGATCTGGTCTCGCAGTCGGTGGCGCAGGCCCTGCGCGCCGAGCAGGAGCGGCTGACCGGGCGCCTGGACTCGCCGCAGGTGCGTGGACCGCTGTTGCGCGGCGAGGTCGAGGCCGCCGCCGCGGCACTCGCCCGCGACTGGCCATTGCTGGAAGAGGCGGCGGTGTATCCGCCTGCGCTGGAAAGCGTGTACGCCGACCTGTCCGCTACCGGCTTCGGCCGCGCCGCGGTGCTGGAAGCGGCGATGAGCGATGACCGTGCACTGGCGCTGGTCATCCGCGAAGACGGCAGCGAACGGCTCGCCGTCGCGGCACCGATCAAGGATGCCGACGGCGCGCTGGCCGGGGTGGCGGTGGCGCGCCTGCCGCTGGCACGGATCCGCGCCGGTTTCGACAGCGCCGCCATCGACGAGGACCGGATGTATCTCGCCGTGCGGCAGGGCAGCGTCACCCTGTTTGAACGCGGCAGTGCCGACCATGCCGGCGCGGCGGAGCGGCTGGGCACGCCGGTTGCCGACAGCGGCCTGCGGGTGGCGGCCGGTCTTCCATATGGTGCCGCCGCGCCGTTCGGCCTGGCCGGCATGCCGGCCTTCGTCGTCGCACTGGTGCTGTTGCTGCTGGCGTACATCGCCTGGCGCGTCCTGCCCGGGTTCGCACGCGACGCGGTGGCGGGCGAGGACGGTGCGCCCACCCTGCTCGAAGCTGTGGCGCAGGCACCGGTCGATAATGATGTCCCCCAGAGATCCGAGGTCAAGGACGTGTCCAAACCCCAACCTGCGCGCATCGACCGCAGCATCTTCCGCGCCTACGACATCCGTGGCGTGGTCGGCGAAACGCTCGATGCCGGCATCGCCGAACTGATCGGCCAGGCCATCGGTTCGTTGATGCGCGAGCAGGACCTCGCCGACATCGTGATCGGCCGCGACGGCCGCCTGTCCGGCCCCGACCTGCTGGCGGGTCTCACCGAAGGCCTGCGCCGCGCCGGTCGCAATGTCATCGACATCGGCATGGTGCCGACGCCGGTGGCCTATTTCGGCGCCTATCACCTGCGCACCGGCTGCTGCATCTCGCTGACCGGCAGCCACAACCCGCCGGATTACAACGGCTTCAAGATCGTGGTCGGCGGCGAGACGCTGTCGGGCGACGCCATCGTCGACCTCTACGCGCGCATCGCCGAAGACCGCCTGTATACCGCGCCCGCGCCCGGCGGGCTGTCGCAACAGGACATCGCCGAGGCCTACGTCGAGCGCATCGCGTCCGACGTGCAGGTCGAACGCCCGCTCAAGGTCGTCGTGGATGCCGGCAACGGCGTCGCCGGCGAGATCGGTCCGCGCGTGCTGGAGGCGATCGGCGCCGAGGTCGTGCCGCTGTACTGCGAGATCGACGGCACCTTCCCCAACCACCATCCGGACCCGAGCGAGCCGCACAACCTCGAGGACCTGGTGAGCATGGTCAAGCGCCTCGACGCGGACCTCGGCATCGCCTTCGACGGCGATGGCGACCGCCTGGGCGTGGTCACCCGCGACGGTGAGAACATCTTCCCGGATCGCCTGCTGATGCTGTTCGCCGCCGACGTGCTCGAGCGCAACCCCGGCGCGGTGATCATCTTCGACGTCAAGTCGACCGGGAAACTACCGGGCCACATCCTGCGCCACGGCGGCAGCCCGCTGATGTGGAAGACCGGCCATTCGCTGATCAAGGCGAAGATGCGCGAGACCGAAGCGGAACTGGCCGGCGAGATGAGCGGCCACTTCTTCTTCGCCGAGCGCTGGTACGGCTTCGACGACGGCATCTATGCGGCCGCGCGCCTGCTGGAGATCCTCGCTGCGCAGGCGGAGACGCCGACCCAGGTGCTGCACGCACTGCCGGCCGGGGTGTCGACGCCGGAGATCAAGGTGCAGGCGCCGGGGGGCGACCCGCATGCCTTCGTCGAGCGTTTCCAGGCCGCGGCCACGCTGGAAGGCGCGCGGCTGTCGACCATCGACGGCGTACGCGCCGACTGGGCCGATGGCTGGGGCCTGGTGCGCGCATCCAACACCACGCCGGTGCTGGTGCTGCGCTTCGACGCCGACAGCGAGGCTGCGCTCAAGCGCATCCAGCAGACCTTCCGCGAGCAGCTGCTGGCGGTGGATCCGGAACTGCCGCTGGCGTTCTGA